From the genome of Nitrospira sp. SG-bin1, one region includes:
- the rpsJ gene encoding 30S ribosomal protein S10 (NusE; involved in assembly of the 30S subunit; in the ribosome, this protein is involved in the binding of tRNA; in Escherichia coli this protein was also found to be involved in transcription antitermination; NusB/S10 heterodimers bind boxA sequences in the leader RNA of rrn operons which is required for antitermination; binding of NusB/S10 to boxA nucleates assembly of the antitermination complex) gives MKVDQRIRIRLRGFDYRVLDQSVMEIVETVRRSGAKVVGPIPLPTRIEKITVQRSTHADKKSREQFEMRTHKRLLDIMEPTPETMDSLMKLNLAAGVDVEIKL, from the coding sequence GTGAAAGTCGATCAGCGGATCAGAATCAGATTGCGGGGGTTTGACTACCGAGTGCTGGATCAGTCGGTCATGGAAATTGTCGAGACCGTGCGGCGCAGCGGAGCCAAGGTGGTGGGGCCGATTCCGCTGCCCACGAGGATTGAAAAAATCACGGTGCAACGGTCGACGCATGCCGATAAGAAGTCCCGCGAGCAATTTGAGATGCGTACCCACAAGCGATTGCTCGATATCATGGAGCCCACGCCTGAAACTATGGATTCGTTGATGAAATTGAATCTCGCGGCAGGGGTGGATGTGGAGATAAAGCTCTGA
- a CDS encoding 50S ribosomal protein L3, with protein sequence MTNGLIGKKLGMTQIFDESRLTPVTVIEAGPCRVVAVRTKERDRYEAVQLSFGEVKERKLSKPELGHLKKNQAPPSRVLREFKKDGETTVGQLVTVGMFKKGDWVDVIGVSKGKGYQGVVKRHHYAGGPESHGSMFHRAPGSIGASSFPSRVWKGKTLPGHMGSERVTVQRLKVIESRSEENLLFVRGAVPGAANGVVVVRKSKKS encoded by the coding sequence ATGACGAATGGATTGATCGGTAAAAAGCTGGGCATGACCCAAATCTTTGATGAAAGTCGTTTGACGCCGGTAACGGTGATCGAGGCGGGTCCATGTCGAGTGGTGGCGGTGAGAACGAAAGAGCGGGATCGATATGAAGCGGTTCAGCTTTCTTTCGGTGAAGTCAAGGAACGAAAGCTGTCGAAGCCGGAGTTGGGCCATTTGAAGAAGAATCAAGCGCCACCGAGTCGGGTATTGCGCGAGTTCAAGAAAGACGGCGAAACGACGGTCGGGCAGTTGGTGACGGTTGGTATGTTCAAGAAGGGCGATTGGGTCGATGTCATCGGCGTATCGAAGGGCAAAGGATATCAGGGTGTAGTGAAGCGGCATCACTATGCGGGAGGTCCCGAATCGCATGGGTCCATGTTTCATCGGGCGCCCGGTTCCATCGGAGCGAGTTCGTTTCCTTCTCGCGTGTGGAAAGGGAAGACTCTGCCTGGTCATATGGGGTCGGAGCGCGTCACGGTTCAGCGGTTGAAGGTCATCGAGTCGCGATCCGAGGAGAATCTACTTTTTGTCCGGGGAGCCGTCCCGGGGGCCGCGAATGGCGTCGTTGTCGTGCGAAAGTCTAAGAAGAGTTAG
- a CDS encoding 50S ribosomal protein L23 has protein sequence MKVERHRVLIQPLLTEKITGLREQTNTVGFVVHPEANRIQIKEAVEALLKVKVEKINVMNVRGKVKRLGRFSGRRSDWKKAFVTLKKGEKLEMYESA, from the coding sequence ATGAAAGTCGAGAGGCACAGAGTTTTGATTCAGCCATTATTGACGGAGAAAATTACGGGGCTGCGAGAGCAAACGAATACGGTGGGTTTCGTGGTTCATCCTGAAGCGAATCGTATTCAAATCAAGGAGGCGGTCGAGGCTCTCCTTAAAGTCAAAGTCGAAAAGATCAACGTCATGAATGTTCGTGGGAAGGTCAAGCGACTCGGACGGTTTTCGGGGAGGCGGTCGGATTGGAAGAAGGCGTTCGTTACCCTCAAAAAAGGGGAAAAGTTGGAGATGTACGAGAGCGCCTAG
- the rplB gene encoding 50S ribosomal protein L2 (one of the primary rRNA-binding proteins; required for association of the 30S and 50S subunits to form the 70S ribosome, for tRNA binding and peptide bond formation) has protein sequence MGLRSYRPTSPGRRGMTAVVTEELTDKRPEKSLTTFHPRTGGRNNDGRMTVRFRGGGHKRLYRTIDFLRDKVGISAKVEAIEYDPNRSARIALLKYRDGEKRYILAPVGLNLNDEIQSGPEAEIRPGNALPLASMPLGTTIHNLELKVGKGGQLIRSAGGFAQVMGRDGDYVQVRLKSGEMRRILGACMATVGQVGNVDHENVSVGKAGRSRWKGKRPHVRGVVMNPVDHPHGGGEGKSGQGNPHPVSPWGLPTKGYKTRQNKRTDKFIIARRKSGVRNA, from the coding sequence ATGGGGTTGAGATCATATCGTCCAACATCTCCGGGGCGCCGTGGTATGACGGCCGTCGTCACGGAGGAGTTGACGGACAAGAGACCTGAGAAGTCGCTGACTACTTTTCACCCTCGGACCGGGGGACGGAACAATGATGGGCGAATGACGGTCCGATTTCGTGGGGGAGGGCATAAGCGGCTCTATCGCACGATTGATTTTCTGCGTGACAAAGTCGGCATCTCGGCGAAGGTTGAGGCGATTGAATACGATCCAAATCGCTCCGCAAGAATCGCTCTCCTGAAGTATCGAGACGGGGAAAAGCGGTATATCTTGGCTCCAGTCGGATTGAACCTGAATGATGAAATACAATCCGGGCCCGAAGCGGAGATTAGACCGGGAAATGCTCTTCCGTTGGCCAGTATGCCTCTTGGGACGACCATCCACAATCTTGAATTGAAGGTCGGTAAAGGCGGACAGTTGATCCGAAGTGCCGGGGGATTCGCGCAGGTCATGGGACGCGACGGCGATTATGTGCAGGTGCGTCTCAAGTCCGGAGAGATGCGAAGAATTTTGGGGGCCTGTATGGCCACCGTCGGGCAAGTCGGTAATGTCGATCACGAGAATGTCAGCGTTGGAAAAGCCGGCCGGAGTCGTTGGAAGGGAAAAAGACCCCATGTACGAGGGGTGGTCATGAATCCCGTTGATCATCCTCACGGTGGTGGAGAGGGAAAGTCCGGGCAGGGAAATCCCCATCCGGTATCTCCATGGGGCCTTCCGACGAAGGGTTACAAAACCCGGCAGAACAAGAGAACGGACAAGTTTATCATCGCTCGACGTAAGTCAGGGGTGCGCAATGCCTAG
- a CDS encoding 30S ribosomal protein S19 — protein sequence MPRSVSKGAFVDDHLLKKVEQMNQTKDRKLIKTWSRRSTVVPDMIGHTFAVHNGKKFIPVFVTENMVGHKLGEFAPTRFFKGHGQAKTEKAVALK from the coding sequence ATGCCTAGATCCGTAAGCAAGGGAGCATTTGTCGACGATCATCTGCTTAAAAAAGTTGAGCAGATGAATCAGACAAAGGATCGAAAGTTGATTAAAACGTGGTCGAGGCGGTCTACGGTTGTCCCTGACATGATCGGTCATACCTTTGCCGTTCATAATGGTAAGAAGTTCATTCCGGTCTTCGTGACCGAAAATATGGTCGGTCATAAACTCGGCGAATTCGCTCCGACGAGGTTTTTTAAAGGGCACGGCCAGGCGAAAACGGAAAAAGCCGTCGCCCTTAAGTAG
- a CDS encoding 50S ribosomal protein L22: MTEAHAVLRFVRVAPRKAKPVIDMIRGRQVPMALAMLKHTPRHAARVVEKIVRSAVANAELKEMGDSESMIISKAFVDCGPTYKRVRARSMGRANAIQKRTSHITVVVAAPEVQGKKK; encoded by the coding sequence ATGACTGAAGCACATGCGGTTCTCAGGTTTGTTCGTGTGGCGCCTCGCAAAGCTAAGCCGGTGATCGATATGATCCGGGGACGGCAAGTGCCGATGGCGCTCGCTATGCTGAAGCACACTCCTCGTCATGCCGCGAGGGTGGTTGAAAAAATCGTTCGGTCTGCGGTGGCGAATGCCGAGCTGAAAGAAATGGGTGATAGTGAATCCATGATCATCTCGAAAGCTTTCGTCGATTGCGGCCCTACGTATAAGCGTGTGCGAGCGAGATCGATGGGGCGCGCCAACGCAATTCAAAAACGAACGAGCCATATTACCGTCGTCGTGGCGGCACCCGAAGTGCAGGGCAAGAAAAAATAG
- a CDS encoding 30S ribosomal protein S3 — protein sequence MGQKTNPIGYRLGYNYTWSSRWYAGKDYAKLLHQDVKIRKMVKARLYHAGVSKVEIERSGDQTRVIIHTARPGIIIGRKGAEVDKLKADLEKQYGGQVYITVKEIKKPELDAQLVSENVATQLEKRVAFRRAMKRSVQSALRLGAQGIKIMVAGRLGGAEIARTEWYREGRVPLHTLRAEIDYGFAEAHTTMGQIGVKTWIYKGELLPVQPMKAESSLDRRFG from the coding sequence ATGGGTCAAAAAACAAATCCCATTGGTTATCGATTGGGCTACAACTATACCTGGAGCTCCCGTTGGTATGCGGGTAAAGATTATGCCAAGCTGCTCCATCAAGATGTGAAGATTCGAAAGATGGTCAAGGCTCGGCTGTATCATGCCGGCGTATCGAAGGTGGAAATCGAACGATCCGGAGACCAGACTAGGGTGATCATACACACGGCGCGTCCCGGTATCATCATCGGACGCAAGGGGGCCGAAGTCGACAAGTTGAAGGCCGACCTCGAAAAGCAGTACGGCGGACAGGTCTACATTACGGTTAAGGAAATCAAGAAACCCGAACTGGATGCGCAATTGGTTAGCGAAAATGTTGCGACTCAACTCGAGAAGCGAGTCGCCTTTCGTCGGGCTATGAAGCGAAGTGTCCAGTCCGCCTTGAGGTTGGGTGCCCAGGGCATCAAGATCATGGTCGCCGGCCGCTTGGGTGGGGCCGAAATCGCGAGGACTGAATGGTATCGAGAAGGACGTGTGCCGCTGCACACTCTGCGAGCCGAAATAGATTATGGATTCGCGGAAGCGCATACGACGATGGGCCAGATCGGGGTGAAGACCTGGATCTACAAGGGGGAGCTGCTTCCTGTTCAACCTATGAAGGCCGAATCATCTTTAGATCGACGGTTTGGGTGA
- a CDS encoding 50S ribosomal protein L16, whose protein sequence is MLAPKKVKFRKMQKGRMTGKAYRGGQITLGEFGLKALEPGWVTSRQIEAARIAITRYVKRGGQVWTRIFPDKPITKKPAETRMGKGKGNPEYWVAVVKPGRILYEMDGVTPEIAREAFRLASHKLPIATKLVVRGEFG, encoded by the coding sequence GTGTTAGCGCCTAAGAAAGTCAAATTCAGAAAAATGCAGAAAGGCCGGATGACGGGTAAGGCCTATCGAGGGGGGCAAATTACCTTGGGTGAGTTCGGTCTGAAAGCATTGGAGCCGGGATGGGTGACGAGTCGCCAAATTGAGGCCGCACGTATTGCGATTACTCGGTACGTAAAACGAGGGGGGCAAGTGTGGACACGCATTTTCCCCGATAAGCCGATTACCAAGAAACCGGCCGAAACTCGAATGGGTAAGGGAAAGGGCAATCCGGAATACTGGGTGGCGGTCGTGAAGCCCGGCAGGATTCTTTATGAGATGGACGGGGTGACTCCAGAAATTGCCCGAGAAGCCTTTCGTCTCGCCTCCCACAAGTTGCCCATAGCGACGAAGTTGGTCGTTCGTGGAGAGTTCGGATAG
- a CDS encoding 50S ribosomal protein L29 codes for MDVKELRQLGADELVEKEKQLVQELFNLRFQFGSGRLENPMQIRKTKRDIARVKTVLQHMKAQATGAKR; via the coding sequence TTGGACGTCAAAGAGCTCCGGCAATTGGGAGCAGATGAGCTTGTAGAAAAAGAAAAGCAGCTTGTGCAAGAGCTGTTTAATCTACGCTTTCAGTTCGGCTCGGGGCGTCTTGAGAATCCTATGCAAATCCGAAAAACAAAACGGGATATTGCGCGGGTGAAAACGGTTCTCCAGCACATGAAGGCCCAGGCAACGGGGGCGAAGAGGTAG
- a CDS encoding 30S ribosomal protein S17 — protein sequence MAEVVKRRHWYGDVVSNKMQKTVVVVVSRSVIHPVYKKVLKRVTRLKAHDEGGMCKVGDRVKLVQTRPLSKEKNWRVVQVMEKGQPEK from the coding sequence ATGGCTGAGGTGGTAAAGCGCCGTCATTGGTACGGTGACGTCGTCAGTAATAAGATGCAGAAGACGGTCGTGGTCGTTGTTTCTCGATCGGTTATACATCCGGTCTATAAAAAAGTTCTCAAGCGAGTGACAAGGCTCAAGGCGCACGATGAAGGTGGCATGTGCAAAGTGGGAGATCGAGTCAAGCTCGTGCAAACCAGGCCGCTGAGCAAAGAAAAAAACTGGCGTGTCGTTCAAGTCATGGAAAAAGGTCAACCTGAAAAGTAA
- a CDS encoding 50S ribosomal protein L14: MIQNYTYMDVADNSGAKQAMCFHVFGGTRRRYASLGDVVVVAVKEAIPQASVKKGDVSRAVIVRTTKEVRREDGSYIKFDRNACVLINKEGEPIGTRIFGPVARELRWKKFMKIISLAPEVL, translated from the coding sequence ATGATTCAGAACTATACATATATGGATGTGGCCGATAATTCCGGAGCGAAACAGGCCATGTGTTTTCATGTGTTTGGGGGGACGAGACGGCGGTATGCCTCGTTGGGCGATGTCGTAGTGGTAGCCGTCAAGGAGGCGATCCCACAAGCTAGCGTCAAGAAGGGCGATGTGAGTCGAGCGGTCATTGTCCGAACGACGAAAGAGGTTCGTCGGGAAGATGGGTCGTACATTAAATTCGACCGAAACGCGTGCGTCCTCATCAACAAGGAGGGCGAACCGATTGGAACGCGCATATTCGGGCCTGTCGCCCGAGAGCTCCGTTGGAAGAAATTCATGAAGATCATTTCGCTAGCACCTGAGGTTTTGTAG
- a CDS encoding 50S ribosomal protein L24, translated as MEALRKSRIRKGDTVVVVSGRERGKTGKVLSIDLQAGKVVVEKLNIIKRHTKPNQKAKQGGILEREAPLQISNVMFLCPVTQKPTRIGVRVLEDGRRVRFSKKSNETVE; from the coding sequence GTGGAAGCACTCCGAAAAAGCAGAATTCGAAAAGGGGATACAGTGGTCGTGGTATCTGGCCGAGAGCGAGGCAAGACCGGGAAGGTGCTGTCAATCGATCTGCAAGCCGGCAAGGTTGTCGTCGAGAAGCTTAATATCATCAAGCGCCACACCAAACCGAATCAGAAGGCGAAGCAGGGAGGTATTCTCGAGCGAGAAGCCCCTCTTCAGATCTCCAACGTCATGTTTCTCTGCCCGGTCACACAAAAACCTACCCGGATAGGCGTTCGGGTTTTGGAGGACGGGCGTCGAGTACGTTTCAGCAAAAAGTCCAATGAGACCGTAGAATAG
- a CDS encoding 50S ribosomal protein L5, with amino-acid sequence MYEQQVVPALMKEFGYKNVMQVPKLERVVLNVGMGEAIQNVKLLESAVTELGMITGQKPVVTRAKKAIAGFKLRQGLPIGAKVTLRSRRMYEFFDRLVTLALPRIRDFRGVSPKAFDGRGNYTLGLKEQLIFPEIKYDEVASIHGMDITVVTTARTNDEGKALLKHLGMPFRA; translated from the coding sequence ATGTACGAGCAGCAGGTGGTTCCCGCACTCATGAAGGAGTTTGGGTACAAGAACGTGATGCAGGTTCCCAAGCTTGAACGGGTTGTGTTGAACGTCGGAATGGGTGAGGCGATTCAGAATGTGAAGCTTTTGGAAAGTGCGGTGACTGAATTGGGAATGATCACCGGTCAAAAGCCGGTCGTCACTCGAGCCAAGAAAGCCATCGCTGGATTCAAACTTAGACAAGGATTGCCCATCGGTGCAAAGGTGACGCTCCGTAGCCGGCGGATGTATGAGTTTTTTGATCGTCTGGTCACGTTGGCGCTTCCTCGAATCCGAGACTTCCGCGGTGTTTCTCCCAAGGCTTTTGATGGTCGTGGGAATTATACTCTTGGCTTAAAAGAGCAGCTCATCTTCCCTGAAATCAAGTACGATGAAGTGGCGTCCATCCATGGAATGGACATTACGGTTGTCACCACGGCCAGGACAAACGACGAAGGGAAAGCTCTTTTGAAGCACCTTGGTATGCCGTTTCGTGCGTGA
- a CDS encoding 30S ribosomal protein S8 yields MVTDPIGDLLVRLKNGAQRRFETVTVPTSKLKRAILEILRKEGYVDAVEDGVHDGHPVLTVRLRYVGEGQPMITGLERVSKPGRRVYVGSQDIKKVRNGIGVSILSTSKGIMTDQESRKSRLGGEVLCSVW; encoded by the coding sequence ATGGTTACCGATCCGATCGGCGATCTTCTTGTTCGTTTAAAGAATGGCGCTCAACGCCGTTTTGAAACCGTCACGGTTCCTACCTCAAAGCTGAAACGTGCCATTTTAGAGATTTTGAGGAAGGAAGGTTACGTTGATGCAGTCGAGGACGGAGTTCATGACGGGCACCCGGTTCTTACCGTGCGTCTTCGGTATGTGGGCGAGGGGCAGCCTATGATTACCGGATTGGAGCGCGTCAGCAAGCCAGGACGCCGTGTCTATGTGGGAAGTCAAGATATTAAGAAAGTCCGTAATGGGATCGGTGTGTCCATCCTTTCCACCTCAAAAGGAATCATGACCGACCAGGAATCCCGTAAGAGTCGCCTTGGCGGAGAAGTTCTCTGCTCCGTATGGTGA
- a CDS encoding 50S ribosomal protein L6, producing MSRIGNKPIAIPSGVEVKVAGSTVSVKGPLGKLDWSLVHGVNVAVNNGQVVVGRSSDDRKLRALHGLTRAELNNMIHGVTKGYERSMEITGVGYKTQLQGRTLSFNVGYINPVLYQVPTSIDVKVDKQTLINIKGVDKRLVGQVAADLRAIKPPDVYKQKGVRYAGETLRKKEGKTGK from the coding sequence ATGTCCCGCATTGGAAACAAGCCGATTGCAATTCCCAGTGGAGTGGAAGTCAAAGTTGCAGGGTCAACCGTATCCGTCAAGGGTCCGTTAGGCAAGCTGGATTGGTCGCTCGTCCACGGGGTGAACGTTGCGGTCAATAACGGTCAAGTCGTTGTCGGCCGTTCCAGTGACGATCGCAAGTTGAGGGCGCTTCACGGACTGACCCGTGCGGAACTGAATAACATGATCCACGGAGTCACCAAAGGATATGAACGTTCGATGGAAATCACCGGAGTGGGCTACAAGACGCAGCTTCAAGGTCGGACGTTAAGTTTTAATGTGGGCTATATCAATCCTGTGCTTTATCAAGTGCCAACGAGCATCGATGTGAAGGTGGACAAGCAGACACTCATCAACATCAAAGGCGTTGACAAGCGATTGGTGGGCCAAGTGGCCGCTGATCTGCGGGCCATTAAGCCGCCAGATGTCTATAAACAAAAGGGTGTTCGTTACGCGGGCGAGACATTGCGCAAGAAAGAAGGGAAGACAGGGAAATAG
- a CDS encoding 50S ribosomal protein L18 yields MNAADKVRQLDRRRRRVRQVILGTAERPRLNVFRSAAHIYAQVIDDIRGVTLAAASSLDKSVRKSLKSTGGIEAAKAVGKLIADRAKAAKVNTVVFDRGGRMYHGRIKALADASREGGLQF; encoded by the coding sequence ATGAATGCTGCAGACAAGGTTCGACAGCTTGATAGACGGCGACGGCGAGTGAGGCAAGTCATTCTCGGTACGGCGGAGCGGCCTCGCCTGAATGTGTTCAGAAGCGCGGCCCATATTTATGCCCAGGTTATCGACGATATTCGAGGCGTGACTCTGGCCGCCGCGTCATCGCTCGATAAGTCCGTCCGTAAATCCCTCAAATCGACCGGTGGAATTGAAGCGGCTAAGGCAGTGGGGAAATTAATCGCCGATCGTGCCAAGGCCGCCAAGGTGAACACCGTGGTTTTTGATCGAGGTGGCAGGATGTATCACGGGCGAATCAAGGCGCTCGCGGATGCCTCACGCGAAGGGGGTTTGCAATTCTAG
- a CDS encoding 30S ribosomal protein S5 → MRVNPDELSLKDKVVFINRVAKVVKGGKRFNFCALVVVGDGHGWVGIGKGKAAEVPVAISKAVEQAKKHLVHVPLKGGTIPHEVHGLFGGEHVLLKPAVDGTGIIAGGAVRAVVELVGAHNVIAKTLGRGNPFNAVRATLDGLTQLRNLDDVLRFRRQALPDGRERAAVQ, encoded by the coding sequence GTGCGAGTCAATCCGGATGAATTAAGCCTGAAGGACAAAGTCGTATTTATCAATCGTGTTGCAAAAGTTGTAAAAGGTGGAAAACGCTTCAACTTTTGTGCCCTCGTGGTCGTCGGTGATGGCCATGGATGGGTTGGGATAGGAAAAGGAAAGGCGGCTGAGGTCCCGGTGGCGATTTCTAAGGCCGTCGAACAAGCCAAGAAACATCTCGTTCACGTCCCGCTGAAAGGTGGAACTATCCCACATGAGGTGCATGGTTTGTTCGGAGGGGAGCACGTATTGCTGAAGCCTGCCGTCGATGGTACCGGAATCATTGCCGGTGGGGCGGTTCGCGCCGTCGTGGAGCTCGTCGGCGCGCATAATGTCATTGCGAAGACTTTGGGTCGCGGGAATCCGTTCAATGCGGTTCGCGCGACGTTGGACGGGCTCACCCAACTGAGAAATTTGGACGACGTTCTTCGCTTCCGTCGGCAAGCGCTTCCAGACGGCCGAGAAAGGGCCGCGGTCCAATGA
- a CDS encoding 50S ribosomal protein L15, with protein sequence MNLHDLAPAQGAKKRRKRIGRGPGSGHGKTATKGHKGLLARSGGGKRPGFEGGQMPLVRRLPKFGFNNPSRAEYAVVNLKSFERWVGNETITPQAMVDAGLVKRKKLPIKVLGNGEVKKSLVVQAHKFSKSAEAKIQAAGGRVEVIGGA encoded by the coding sequence ATGAATCTTCATGACTTGGCTCCCGCGCAGGGGGCAAAAAAGCGAAGGAAACGTATAGGACGGGGACCGGGATCCGGTCATGGTAAGACTGCGACCAAAGGTCATAAGGGATTACTGGCTCGATCGGGGGGCGGTAAACGTCCTGGGTTTGAAGGCGGGCAGATGCCGTTGGTGCGTCGATTGCCAAAATTCGGGTTCAACAACCCTTCTCGAGCGGAATATGCCGTCGTCAATCTTAAAAGTTTCGAACGGTGGGTTGGCAACGAGACGATCACGCCGCAAGCCATGGTCGATGCTGGTTTGGTCAAACGAAAAAAGCTGCCGATTAAAGTTCTTGGCAATGGTGAGGTAAAGAAGTCGCTGGTTGTTCAGGCACATAAGTTCAGTAAATCGGCTGAAGCAAAGATCCAAGCGGCCGGCGGGAGAGTCGAGGTTATCGGCGGTGCTTGA
- a CDS encoding preprotein translocase subunit SecY, with the protein MLERLLTSFQNIFKIPELRTRVLFTLGMLVVYRIGSHIPTPGINGDALSEFLQKQGGALLGFLDIFSGGSLSRLTIFALGIMPYISASIILQLLTVVIPHLTKLAKEGERGRKKIIQYTRFGTIGIALIQGFGIAVGLEQMNQGAFVLSAGWGFRLMTVITLTAGTGFLMWLGEQITERGIGNGISLIIFAGIVARLPAAVAQTYNLYEIGQLNAFLLIALALLMIGVVAAIVFLESGRRKIPVQYAKRVIGRRVYGGQSTHIPLKINTAGVIPPIFASSIIAFPATIAGFFETPWVKSIGAQLAPGSLLYTLLYVGLIIFFCFFYTAVVLNPVDMADNMKKYGGFIPGIRPGQRTSDYIYNVLTKITFAGAIYLAIVCVIPEFLIYKLNVPFYFGGTSLLIVIGVGLDTAQQIESHMLMRNYEGFLGKGMAPLRGRSG; encoded by the coding sequence GTGCTTGAACGGCTTCTGACCAGTTTTCAGAATATCTTCAAGATTCCCGAGCTTCGTACGCGGGTTCTCTTCACGCTCGGAATGCTGGTGGTGTATCGGATCGGGTCTCACATCCCGACTCCCGGTATCAATGGCGATGCCCTGTCCGAGTTTTTACAGAAGCAGGGTGGGGCGTTGCTGGGATTCCTCGACATTTTTTCCGGCGGATCCTTGTCCCGTCTGACGATCTTTGCGCTGGGTATCATGCCGTACATCAGCGCATCCATCATTCTTCAATTATTGACGGTCGTCATCCCGCATTTGACCAAGTTGGCTAAGGAGGGTGAGCGAGGCCGAAAGAAAATCATTCAGTATACCCGGTTCGGGACCATTGGCATTGCCCTGATTCAGGGATTTGGTATTGCGGTCGGTCTGGAACAAATGAATCAGGGAGCCTTCGTGCTCAGTGCTGGATGGGGATTCCGCCTCATGACGGTCATCACCTTGACGGCCGGCACCGGGTTTCTGATGTGGCTCGGTGAACAGATCACAGAGCGCGGAATAGGCAATGGAATCTCTTTAATTATTTTCGCGGGGATTGTCGCCAGGCTGCCTGCGGCGGTGGCTCAAACCTACAATCTGTATGAAATCGGCCAACTCAATGCGTTTTTACTCATTGCCTTGGCTCTCTTAATGATCGGCGTCGTCGCCGCCATTGTGTTTTTGGAAAGTGGCCGACGGAAAATTCCAGTGCAATACGCGAAGCGCGTGATTGGACGACGGGTCTATGGAGGGCAGAGTACGCACATCCCGTTGAAAATCAATACGGCCGGAGTCATTCCTCCGATATTTGCTTCCTCAATCATCGCATTTCCCGCGACTATCGCCGGTTTTTTTGAGACACCGTGGGTGAAATCAATTGGAGCTCAGCTGGCTCCCGGATCGCTGCTCTACACGTTGTTGTATGTGGGGCTCATCATCTTTTTCTGTTTCTTCTATACTGCGGTCGTCCTGAATCCGGTCGATATGGCGGACAATATGAAAAAGTACGGAGGTTTTATTCCTGGAATCAGGCCAGGACAACGAACATCCGACTATATCTACAATGTCCTCACGAAGATTACATTTGCCGGAGCTATTTACCTCGCCATCGTCTGCGTGATTCCTGAATTCTTAATTTATAAATTGAATGTTCCCTTTTATTTTGGCGGTACTTCCTTGTTGATTGTCATTGGTGTGGGGCTGGATACGGCCCAGCAAATTGAATCTCATATGTTGATGCGGAATTACGAAGGATTTTTAGGCAAGGGTATGGCTCCGTTGCGCGGGAGAAGCGGGTAA